A window of Daucus carota subsp. sativus chromosome 2, DH1 v3.0, whole genome shotgun sequence genomic DNA:
TTTAGAATGTTTTGTTTAATCTTATTGTCCACAATCCTTCATAGCATTTTTAGGGGAATCACTAAAATTTGTTAGAATATTATTATGATATAAATGATGATATATAATTGTGTTAAGagttatatcaaatatattcaCCTGCAACATATTGAGTTTGGTACATACCCCCTCACTTCCGGCTTTACGTTTGCATGCGTAttcagaaaaaatttaaaaattattatgaaattatattttataaaaatttcaaaatattgtcaaaaaataatCCGAAGAAAAAAaggatataattttaattatgaatcTTCTCAGTTAAAAATGTttctaatatttaataaatttggaaGTAGTATTCAAATATCGAATGATCAAAataatatcatttaaatttaaaatcaacaCTTGCacaataaaatatgaatcaattttatattttacaatataataaattaaaatatacataataaagaggaataatattattttatttaactcttTATCGGTGACCGACCCATTTCTGTTGGCTTTGCATCCTAAGCCCCACAAGGGCACAAGGGAGTAGGGACCTCTTTCTAAATAACGAGAATGATAAAATAAGATTCAATGTGAAAAGGACCCAGTGTATTTCACCACCCTTAACATACAATCTTTAAAATAAACAAACGATAAGAAAATGACATGATAGTACATTTATTATTCCAATATAGATTCGTGGCAGGTGGCATGCGTAAAATAATGCACATATATTTCGttataaattatgtttttttaattattgttaatgatttcaaaatatatgttaCCCTCCCTATTTCTGTACATGACATTTTAACtggtgaaatatatttttaagtgttttgaaggatatattaataatatttttaaaattttaaataaaaatgtataattaattaaaaaaataaattaaataccaTACTCTTTGATAACCCAACTGTGAGCTGTCTTACACAACATTTGGAGTATCCGTTTAGCTTGCATAACATCAAAGGCACCTACAGTATTTATAAATCCTGGCGTGCCTTGTAATTCAAATGAACCAATCACATTCACTCTGATATATACATTGCACACTTGTTTTGAAATATCGAAAGTTCATTTTCAAACTCACTTCAGTTAACATTTGTTTGGTGAAGTGGTCTTGTCTTGAAACAGTCTCATATCTTTCTTTATTTCTCTCTATTTTCTACACCATTATATCATCATATCATTCTTCGCTTTGTGGGTCTGTGTGTAAGAAGTTGCAATGGAGGAAAAATATGAGACATTAAAAGAACTTGGTTCTGGGAATTTCGGAGTTGCAAGATTGGTCAGAGACAAAAAGACAAAGGAGCTTTTTGCTGTTAAGTATATTGAAAGAGGAAAAAAGGTGAGAACTTtgcaaattaaatttaaaaggtTCTTGTTTTTACATGTGTTAGCTACTTTCTGTATCTTTTATCTGATTGGTTGTGTTTGATTTTGTATTGGGTAtgttctttttctctttttttaatcTAAGATGAgtttcttgattttgttttagttaaGAGGAGAAGCTTGTCACTTGTGTTGTTTCAATGTTGTTATTGTTCCATGTCTAGTTTTGCTCCTGGAGTATTTCATAATTGTGTTAGTCCATAATCTATAGTGTAAAATTGGTTGGCTTTTGGAGTCaattacaagttaaagtttgaACCTTTCTGCAATCTATGGTCTAGTGGACTTGATGTATCTAATGGTTTCATTAGAAAGATGCAGGGATGATCAAAAAAATGTATTGGTGTCCTCCGGGTGAATGGTAGTGATAATATACAAATTTTCTAGGGGTGTAACAGAGAGGCTTCATTGGATTAAGCCCCCTACCACAACCATAGGATTAGAGGGGTCCCTATTAGATCATGTCTTGTCGACAATTTGAAATTGCCCTTCAATCAATAGCACAAATTTTGGGACAATATCTATCCTCTTTGTCCAAGTTTTATTTCTAAGAGTATTCAGTACCACTATTGACTAGATCAAATATCTTTGGCGTGCATATATCAAGCGGTAGGATGTGGTTTATatgaaaaggaagaagaaataTATGCAGACTGCGGAACAGTGGTTTTTATCAGCTAATGGTTAACTAACATAATATAAGTTTCTAGTATCTGTTTGTGGAAGTAATAAGTagtgttaaaataatatgcctGCATCCAGGAATCTGTTGGTGTCGTCATCAACAATTTGATGCATGTCTGATGTCTGTAGGCCTCACAAGTGTTTATGAAGCTTCAGTACTTACAAACTTTGAGATAATGTTAGCAATAGTTTTATCTGGATTGTGTTTTTAAATTCCATTATTTCTTCAGCCGCATTCTTTAATAACATTCcatatttggtttggtttactTGTTTCAGATTGATGAGAATGTTCAGAGGGAAATTATCAATCACAGATCATTGACACATCCAAACATTGTGAGGTTCAAGGAAGTAAGTATCTAAATActtaaatttgattattagttgataattttgtaatctagaGATCATTTTTATAAGAAAGTTCTGTGTTACAAGATTCCTCCTTCGCCACACACCTACACTCACTGAAAGCACATATCTGTCGGAGTTGAGTGGAGCCGGATTTTTGCTCAAAATATATGCAATGTGCTTACCCCGGCACAGATTTATGTCCAAGCAACTTTCTTTTCCTAGTTATATAAAAGAACctgattaaaaattttatacatcGAGTCATAAAGCTTAATAAAGTATACATGTGCTTGTAGGTCATGTTGACTCCATCACAATTAGCTATAGTGATGGAATATGCAGCTGGAGGTGAGCTCTTTGCTAGGATATGCAGTGCTGGTAGATTTAGTGAAGATGAGGTAGTTGATGAGTTGATGTTTTTGTTGCGTCGGCTATGGTTGAAATTTTGTACTAACATATTTAATATGATCTATTCTACAACAGGCACGTTTTTTCTTTCAGCAGCTTATATCTGGAGTCAGCTTCTGCCACTCCATGGTATGTACACTCTAAGGCACTTGCGTAAAATACATGTTGTGGCTTCTCACAGTTTCTATTTGCTTAATTGCAGGAAATTTGTCACAGAgacttaaaacttgaaaacactCTCTTAGATGGAAGTCCAACTCCACGCCTTAAGATATGCGATTTTGGTTATTCAAAGGTAAGAATTGTTTGGATGGTATATTGTTCCCAGAATATGTATTGTGCCAATCACTCGTGACCTTGGTAAATTTATAGATTTTCGTATGCTTTGCTTCTAACTTCACTGTAAGTAGTGCAGTCAGCTTTGTTGCACTCTCAACCCAAATCAACTGTGGGAACTCCAGCTTATATTGCTCCTGAGGTTCTTTCACGGAAGGAATATGATGGAAAGGTACCAGCTGACAGTAACTTTTTCTTTCCGCCAAGCTAGTTGACAGTCTTTCGTTGAATCATTTTGTTTTTTCTATTCATCGTTAAGAGACAATGTGTTATAATTAACTACTCAGTGGTTGGGTAAACTTTTACAAAGCACCATTGGCttggaaaaaattaatatatatttattcatcaAAAGAAGACAATgtgttataaattataattaactaGTCAGTGCTTGCGTCAACTTTTACAAAGCACCATTGGCTTGGTCATTTCTAATTCTGGCCAAGAAAATCTTCTGCCTGTACTAGTTGTATCTGTTACACTAGTTTACTGTCAATATTAATTTCTTGTTCTGGAGTTCTGGTTATCTTCAAAGTGAACATGGTCATCGAATAATCCTCTTCTTCATTTCTTAGCTTAATATATCTCTACTTTTAGATTGCTGATGTGTGGTCCTGTGGTGTGACACTGTACGTGATGCTAGTGGGAGCCTACCCTTTTGAGGATCCTGAAGATCCTAGAAATTTCCGCAAAACCATTGGGGTAGGTTTTCATACAATTACCCTTTGCAGTTAGAAATATTAATCTCCTTTTTTAATCAATACTTTATGTCATTATACTGAATTTAATGATTTTTACTGTTAACAGAGAATAATGAGTGTGCAGTACACCATACCCGATTATGTGCGAGTATCTGctgattgcagacatcttctcTCCCAGATCTTTGTTGCAAACCCCTCTAAGGTATTTCGTTATGATCTATGATGCATTTAGTTGTTTATCATTTATATCCTTTTGTAGTTCTATAAACAGAAAATATTAGTCCtgtaaaattaaatttgtcTTCCCATTTTCGCTGTCAATTAGTTCATGCAATACAAGTGATAAAGTGTATTAAAGTTTCACTGAAGACTGGAGTAACCTAAAAACTGAAATAAATTTAGCACAAAATTATAATCGAAGTTACCTTATAGAAAGTGTACTGCGAACAAAACCTTATTCTGTTCATGGTTAGGCTATAAAACATGTTAGCTACTTATAATGTAGAATGTCTGAATATTGCTTGCTAAATGCATTCCAATGCTTGTAACAGAGAATCACCATTCCTGAGATCAAGAAGCACCCTTGGTTTCTAAAAAACATGCAGAGAGAACTGGTGGAAGGAGAGAAAACAAACTATGGAGAAGCTGATCGTAATAAACAACTTCAAAGTGTTGAAGAAATAATGCAGATCATACAAGAGGCCAAGATCCCAGGGGAAGATGGGACCAAGGCAGAAGGGCAACTTGGTATTGGTAATTCACTTGATGCTGATGAAGATCTTGATTTGGAATCGGAAATTGATTACAGTGGTGATTATTCATCTCAAGTTTAAGCATGAACTCGAGCACCAAAAAAGTTCTACATGTTCTTTTTCTACAACATTTGTTTTGATTTATGAAAAAATCTGGATGCACCGAAGGAGCAATGCCCCAGCTATGCACACTCTCTCCTCTCCGGCTGAGGCAGATGTGCAGGGTCCAAATCCCTGGTTGGAACTTGGAAGGCGGGGGAGGTTTGAATCCCGGGTTAGAGTCTGTTCGAGTCAATATAGTGAAAATAACATGATGATCATAGTTTGAACCAAGTTCTGGAATCTTATTATCTGAATTCTGAAATACATGTGTGTTGGCGATGATTTGTCTCGGAAAGTATTGTAAGAGATTATGCTTCCTTTGAAAATGGCTGTTCTGCTGGATTTTAAAACTCAAAGTATTCCTTATTTGCCACTACATTTTTTAAGGAGGCTGGTGAATCGTATATGATATAGAGTGTTTTAGAAACTGATTTGCATCTTAGATTGTTTAAGTGATTAAGATTTATAATAGGCTAACTCATTTATGAGATGAAACTGTTGAACTGCAAAAAGAAAGAACTACAGATAAGTAACTAATCCACTGATCCCATAGGCCATAGACATGTCCGACATAGATTTGAAAACAAGTTTCCCGTGTACTGTGTAGTCTGTATCGCAACCTGCACTGCACCACGTGGGTAATTCGACTTCCTCTTAACTCACCTACAGCACTGCAGATGCACGATTTGAATAAATAGATAACACAAATCGACAATGCAAGATTCCGAGTAACTAAATTATTGAATGCTGTAATGAACATTttcatagaaaataaaatttgaggTACAGCTCTGGGACCTTATGGGCACTACTAGAGTGATCATAAGTCAAAACGTCAACGTCATTAATTATTTTCTAGTTCATTCACCAAATTCGTTAGGTACTGGAGtactatatactccctccgtctcatccATTTGTTGACACTTTCTTCTTTACCCACTttttttcctcttttccactattttatacatattttttaacctccgtgcccaatccATTCGATGATAAAAAAtaggtgggacggagggagtatgcaaTATGCTAGTGGCCATGGTACGTTTTATCATTTCTGCAGACGATGTTAACATTGTGTTTGTACATATTTGATATAACTCTTAACACAATTATATATCCCCATTTATATCATAATAATATTCTAACAATATTTgatcaaaattatccaaatctGATTCTGGATTTTGATCTTCATTTGTTAATCTTAAATGGGTCTCGGTGGATGGGTCGCTGTGGTTGTTTTATTGACGGGTCTTGTTTCTTGTTCTTCGGTATACATGTTTATGTTTTGGTatcatattttgttatttgtatatttaatataattacaatAATTCTAATTAAAGTTGTCTAATATCGTATGTATGTggatataattatttgtaagaTAATTTCATTCAATCAGGCCAGTTgtgtatataattttgatatgcCCTAGCTTACGAATTTATTCCAGCAATTTTATTCATCTAAATTTATTTTGggttaatattattattgattatgattcacaaattttatacttttataactCATATatctgttattttaaaaaatctcgatttattaaaaatcccTAAGCAATCCCcaataattttatcaaaattttcacCAATTTATCGATTACACTTCGATTTATTCAAAAAGATTCTATATAAACTATAAATCGATTCATCAATCGATTAGTTCTCATAAACGATTTTTATAAAGTTCATAAACATAATATTACACTAACATAAAGTTGATAATTTTCTTACAAATAagtttactatatttttttaaaagaaattatccTGACAGCCTACAATATGTCTTAATGTCTTATCAGATCTTTCACTAAAAAATGACAAAGCACATAACTGAACGTGCAGGTCACCTAACATCGAATTCGCACGTAAAGGTCCCCTAGCTTGTTGCACCA
This region includes:
- the LOC108205808 gene encoding serine/threonine-protein kinase SAPK3, with translation MEEKYETLKELGSGNFGVARLVRDKKTKELFAVKYIERGKKIDENVQREIINHRSLTHPNIVRFKEVMLTPSQLAIVMEYAAGGELFARICSAGRFSEDEARFFFQQLISGVSFCHSMEICHRDLKLENTLLDGSPTPRLKICDFGYSKSALLHSQPKSTVGTPAYIAPEVLSRKEYDGKIADVWSCGVTLYVMLVGAYPFEDPEDPRNFRKTIGRIMSVQYTIPDYVRVSADCRHLLSQIFVANPSKRITIPEIKKHPWFLKNMQRELVEGEKTNYGEADRNKQLQSVEEIMQIIQEAKIPGEDGTKAEGQLGIGNSLDADEDLDLESEIDYSGDYSSQV